Proteins from a single region of Salvelinus fontinalis isolate EN_2023a chromosome 15, ASM2944872v1, whole genome shotgun sequence:
- the ccdc170 gene encoding coiled-coil domain-containing protein 170 isoform X1 has translation MESIDTATEGRQLDKVEPCLERDRLRMRVSVLEESVRSYEVECKASRETVMRLVAEVARERRNTAGSAEALDLLRLDLDSALLTKRSTDMENQSLAERLEASQRVVEAAKQEAGCLERQIQELEGKLQTSQGKNQATQGRLQALLGKVGALLQLGLSMPTEEEILQRLGDLCTRQERMKAIMEEMERRLSQVTEDVSRQTELHHSALQRAQLAEQQVTDLSDRLQGLEAELMTSDVHRDGLSHNSQLHEQFLGQLSERMKVDSIATDLGYDMRLQLILSRAEQLVKLEGTALVESKTLAHNQQRKLKIQKERLESKELHMELLRRKVSELEEEKKSRSALAMQRDDANVTARKMQKKVERLQEELGSSKVSITELKAQLSHTNELKLKVLEQSQTNAEQSKSLEDLEKGKAKVEKKFSTARTDLQSQEHLAREAQQQLTSLRQTLAQLTDRERELVDFRMVVSQMLGLDISALALPNYEIIKSLESLLHPHHHLQHDLHHHSLALSWHCPTHHQNHHLLQLRDQDTSGSVTSLSEVHGP, from the exons ATGGAAAGTATTGATACAGCAACCGAAGGCAGACAACTGGATAAG GTGGAGCCCTGCCTTGAGAGGGACAGACTGAGGATGAGGGTCTCTGTGTTGGAGGAGAGTGTGAGGTCCTACGAGGTAGAGTGTAAAGCCAGCAGAGAGACGGTGATGAGACTGGTGGCAGAGGTGGCCCGGGAGAGGAGGAACACAGCAGGCAGTGCAGAGGCTCTTGATCTGCTAAGACTG GATTTAGATAGTGCCTTGCTGACCAAGAGGAGCACAGATATGGAGAACCAGAGTCTAGCAGAGAGGCTGGAGGCCAGTCAGCGTGTGGTTGAGGCAGCCAAGCAGGAGGCAGGGTGCCTGGAGAGGCAGATCCAGGAGCTGGAAGGGAAACTCCAGACCAGCCAGGGAAAAAACCAGGCTACACAG GGGAGACTGCAGGCCCTCCTGGGGAAGGTAGGAGCTCTTCTGCAGCTGGGTCTCTCCATGCCAACTGAGGAGGAAATACTACAGAGACTCGGGGACCTCTGCACCAGGCAGGAACGTATGAAAGCG AtcatggaggagatggagaggaggctgTCCCAGGTCACTGAGGATGTGTCCAGGCAGACAGAGCTCCACCACAGTGCCCTGCAGAGAGCCCAGCTGGCTGAGCAACAGGTCACAGACCTCAGCGACAGGCTGCAGGGTTTGGAAGCTGAGCTGATGACTTCAGACGTGCACCGGGATGGGCTGAGTCATAACAGTCAGCTT CATGAGCAGTTCCTGGGACAGTTGTCCGAGAGGATGAAAGTAGACAGCATCGCCACTGACCTGGGCTACGACATGAGGCTACAGCTCATTCTGTCTCGGGCAGAGCAGCTTGTCAAACTAGAAGGGACGGCTTTGGTGGAGAGCAAGACCCTGGCCCACAACCAACAGCGAAAG TTGAAGATCCAGAAGGAGCGGTTGGAGAGTAAGGAGCTCCACATGGAGCTGTTGAGGAGGAAGGTGTCTGAgctagaggaggagaagaagagtcgCTCAGCCCTGGCCATGCAGCGAGACGACGCCAATGTGACCGCCCGGAagatgcag AAGAAGGTGGAGCGACTACAGGAGGAACTGGGATCCAGTAAGGTCTCGATCACAGAGCTCAAGGCCCAGCTGTCACACACCAACGAGCTGAAG CTCAAAGTCCTGGAGCAGAGTCAGACCAATGCTGAGCAGAGTAAGAGTCTGGAGGACCTGGAGAAGGGCAAGGCCAAGGTGGAGAAGAAGTTCAGCACAGCCAGGACAGACCTACAGAGCCAGGAGCATCTGGCCAGGGAGGCCCAGCAGCAGTTGACCAGCCTTAGACAGACCCTGGCTCAGCtcacggacagagagagagag ttggtagaCTTCCGTATGGTGGTCTCTCAGATGTTAGGTCTGGATATCTCAGCCCTGGCCCTTCCAAACTATGAGATCATCAAATCTCTGGAGAGCCTGCTTCACCCCCACCATCACCTCCAGCATGACCTCCACCACCACTCCCTGGCCCTGTCCTGGCACTGCCCTACCCACCACCAAAACCACCATCTCCTACAGCTCCGGGACCAAGATACCTCTGGGTCTGTCACATCCCTCTCAGAGGTCCACGGGCCCTGA
- the ccdc170 gene encoding coiled-coil domain-containing protein 170 isoform X3, with protein MESIDTATEGRQLDKVEPCLERDRLRMRVSVLEESVRSYEVECKASRETVMRLVAEVARERRNTAGSAEALDLLRLDLDSALLTKRSTDMENQSLAERLEASQRVVEAAKQEAGCLERQIQELEGKLQTSQGKNQATQGRLQALLGKVGALLQLGLSMPTEEEILQRLGDLCTRQERMKAIMEEMERRLSQVTEDVSRQTELHHSALQRAQLAEQQVTDLSDRLQGLEAELMTSDVHRDGLSHNSQLHEQFLGQLSERMKVDSIATDLGYDMRLQLILSRAEQLVKLEGTALVESKTLAHNQQRKLKIQKERLESKELHMELLRRKVSELEEEKKSRSALAMQRDDANVTARKMQLKVLEQSQTNAEQSKSLEDLEKGKAKVEKKFSTARTDLQSQEHLAREAQQQLTSLRQTLAQLTDRERELVDFRMVVSQMLGLDISALALPNYEIIKSLESLLHPHHHLQHDLHHHSLALSWHCPTHHQNHHLLQLRDQDTSGSVTSLSEVHGP; from the exons ATGGAAAGTATTGATACAGCAACCGAAGGCAGACAACTGGATAAG GTGGAGCCCTGCCTTGAGAGGGACAGACTGAGGATGAGGGTCTCTGTGTTGGAGGAGAGTGTGAGGTCCTACGAGGTAGAGTGTAAAGCCAGCAGAGAGACGGTGATGAGACTGGTGGCAGAGGTGGCCCGGGAGAGGAGGAACACAGCAGGCAGTGCAGAGGCTCTTGATCTGCTAAGACTG GATTTAGATAGTGCCTTGCTGACCAAGAGGAGCACAGATATGGAGAACCAGAGTCTAGCAGAGAGGCTGGAGGCCAGTCAGCGTGTGGTTGAGGCAGCCAAGCAGGAGGCAGGGTGCCTGGAGAGGCAGATCCAGGAGCTGGAAGGGAAACTCCAGACCAGCCAGGGAAAAAACCAGGCTACACAG GGGAGACTGCAGGCCCTCCTGGGGAAGGTAGGAGCTCTTCTGCAGCTGGGTCTCTCCATGCCAACTGAGGAGGAAATACTACAGAGACTCGGGGACCTCTGCACCAGGCAGGAACGTATGAAAGCG AtcatggaggagatggagaggaggctgTCCCAGGTCACTGAGGATGTGTCCAGGCAGACAGAGCTCCACCACAGTGCCCTGCAGAGAGCCCAGCTGGCTGAGCAACAGGTCACAGACCTCAGCGACAGGCTGCAGGGTTTGGAAGCTGAGCTGATGACTTCAGACGTGCACCGGGATGGGCTGAGTCATAACAGTCAGCTT CATGAGCAGTTCCTGGGACAGTTGTCCGAGAGGATGAAAGTAGACAGCATCGCCACTGACCTGGGCTACGACATGAGGCTACAGCTCATTCTGTCTCGGGCAGAGCAGCTTGTCAAACTAGAAGGGACGGCTTTGGTGGAGAGCAAGACCCTGGCCCACAACCAACAGCGAAAG TTGAAGATCCAGAAGGAGCGGTTGGAGAGTAAGGAGCTCCACATGGAGCTGTTGAGGAGGAAGGTGTCTGAgctagaggaggagaagaagagtcgCTCAGCCCTGGCCATGCAGCGAGACGACGCCAATGTGACCGCCCGGAagatgcag CTCAAAGTCCTGGAGCAGAGTCAGACCAATGCTGAGCAGAGTAAGAGTCTGGAGGACCTGGAGAAGGGCAAGGCCAAGGTGGAGAAGAAGTTCAGCACAGCCAGGACAGACCTACAGAGCCAGGAGCATCTGGCCAGGGAGGCCCAGCAGCAGTTGACCAGCCTTAGACAGACCCTGGCTCAGCtcacggacagagagagagag ttggtagaCTTCCGTATGGTGGTCTCTCAGATGTTAGGTCTGGATATCTCAGCCCTGGCCCTTCCAAACTATGAGATCATCAAATCTCTGGAGAGCCTGCTTCACCCCCACCATCACCTCCAGCATGACCTCCACCACCACTCCCTGGCCCTGTCCTGGCACTGCCCTACCCACCACCAAAACCACCATCTCCTACAGCTCCGGGACCAAGATACCTCTGGGTCTGTCACATCCCTCTCAGAGGTCCACGGGCCCTGA
- the ccdc170 gene encoding coiled-coil domain-containing protein 170 isoform X2, with translation MESIDTATEGRQLDKVEPCLERDRLRMRVSVLEESVRSYEVECKASRETVMRLVAEVARERRNTAGSAEALDLLRLDLDSALLTKRSTDMENQSLAERLEASQRVVEAAKQEAGCLERQIQELEGKLQTSQGKNQATQGRLQALLGKVGALLQLGLSMPTEEEILQRLGDLCTRQERMKAIMEEMERRLSQVTEDVSRQTELHHSALQRAQLAEQQVTDLSDRLQGLEAELMTSDVHRDGLSHNSQLHEQFLGQLSERMKVDSIATDLGYDMRLQLILSRAEQLVKLEGTALVESKTLAHNQQRKLKIQKERLESKELHMELLRRKVSELEEEKKSRSALAMQRDDANVTARKMQKVERLQEELGSSKVSITELKAQLSHTNELKLKVLEQSQTNAEQSKSLEDLEKGKAKVEKKFSTARTDLQSQEHLAREAQQQLTSLRQTLAQLTDRERELVDFRMVVSQMLGLDISALALPNYEIIKSLESLLHPHHHLQHDLHHHSLALSWHCPTHHQNHHLLQLRDQDTSGSVTSLSEVHGP, from the exons ATGGAAAGTATTGATACAGCAACCGAAGGCAGACAACTGGATAAG GTGGAGCCCTGCCTTGAGAGGGACAGACTGAGGATGAGGGTCTCTGTGTTGGAGGAGAGTGTGAGGTCCTACGAGGTAGAGTGTAAAGCCAGCAGAGAGACGGTGATGAGACTGGTGGCAGAGGTGGCCCGGGAGAGGAGGAACACAGCAGGCAGTGCAGAGGCTCTTGATCTGCTAAGACTG GATTTAGATAGTGCCTTGCTGACCAAGAGGAGCACAGATATGGAGAACCAGAGTCTAGCAGAGAGGCTGGAGGCCAGTCAGCGTGTGGTTGAGGCAGCCAAGCAGGAGGCAGGGTGCCTGGAGAGGCAGATCCAGGAGCTGGAAGGGAAACTCCAGACCAGCCAGGGAAAAAACCAGGCTACACAG GGGAGACTGCAGGCCCTCCTGGGGAAGGTAGGAGCTCTTCTGCAGCTGGGTCTCTCCATGCCAACTGAGGAGGAAATACTACAGAGACTCGGGGACCTCTGCACCAGGCAGGAACGTATGAAAGCG AtcatggaggagatggagaggaggctgTCCCAGGTCACTGAGGATGTGTCCAGGCAGACAGAGCTCCACCACAGTGCCCTGCAGAGAGCCCAGCTGGCTGAGCAACAGGTCACAGACCTCAGCGACAGGCTGCAGGGTTTGGAAGCTGAGCTGATGACTTCAGACGTGCACCGGGATGGGCTGAGTCATAACAGTCAGCTT CATGAGCAGTTCCTGGGACAGTTGTCCGAGAGGATGAAAGTAGACAGCATCGCCACTGACCTGGGCTACGACATGAGGCTACAGCTCATTCTGTCTCGGGCAGAGCAGCTTGTCAAACTAGAAGGGACGGCTTTGGTGGAGAGCAAGACCCTGGCCCACAACCAACAGCGAAAG TTGAAGATCCAGAAGGAGCGGTTGGAGAGTAAGGAGCTCCACATGGAGCTGTTGAGGAGGAAGGTGTCTGAgctagaggaggagaagaagagtcgCTCAGCCCTGGCCATGCAGCGAGACGACGCCAATGTGACCGCCCGGAagatgcag AAGGTGGAGCGACTACAGGAGGAACTGGGATCCAGTAAGGTCTCGATCACAGAGCTCAAGGCCCAGCTGTCACACACCAACGAGCTGAAG CTCAAAGTCCTGGAGCAGAGTCAGACCAATGCTGAGCAGAGTAAGAGTCTGGAGGACCTGGAGAAGGGCAAGGCCAAGGTGGAGAAGAAGTTCAGCACAGCCAGGACAGACCTACAGAGCCAGGAGCATCTGGCCAGGGAGGCCCAGCAGCAGTTGACCAGCCTTAGACAGACCCTGGCTCAGCtcacggacagagagagagag ttggtagaCTTCCGTATGGTGGTCTCTCAGATGTTAGGTCTGGATATCTCAGCCCTGGCCCTTCCAAACTATGAGATCATCAAATCTCTGGAGAGCCTGCTTCACCCCCACCATCACCTCCAGCATGACCTCCACCACCACTCCCTGGCCCTGTCCTGGCACTGCCCTACCCACCACCAAAACCACCATCTCCTACAGCTCCGGGACCAAGATACCTCTGGGTCTGTCACATCCCTCTCAGAGGTCCACGGGCCCTGA